A window of the Kosakonia sp. BYX6 genome harbors these coding sequences:
- the dcuC gene encoding anaerobic C4-dicarboxylate transporter DcuC — protein MSTLIELLIGVVVIVGVARYIIKGYSATGVLFVGGLALLIVSALMGHKILPGSATSTGYNATDIVEYIKILLMSRGGDLGMMIMMLCGFAAYMTHIGANDMVVKLASRPLRFINSPYLLMIAAYFVACLMSLAVSSATGLGVLLMATLFPVMVNVGISRGAAAAICASPAAIILSPTSGDVVLAAKAAEMPLVDFAFKTTLPISIAAIVAMAIAHFFWQRYLDKKENIASEMLDVKDITTRAPMFYAILPFTPIIGVLIFDGKWGPELHIITILVICMLLAAVLEFLRGFNTQNVFAGLEVAYRGMADAFAGVVMLLVAAGVFAQGLSTIGFIQSLISIATSFGSASIILMLVLVVLTMLAAMTTGSGNAPFYAFVEMIPKLAHESAINPAYLSIPMLQASNLGRTISPVSGVVVAAAGMANISPFEVVKRTSVPVVIGLLVVIIATEILVPGVAGQ, from the coding sequence ATTTCAACATTGATTGAACTGTTGATCGGCGTAGTGGTAATTGTTGGCGTCGCCCGCTACATAATCAAAGGCTACTCCGCAACCGGCGTGCTGTTCGTCGGTGGTCTGGCGTTATTAATTGTCAGTGCGTTAATGGGCCACAAAATATTACCAGGCAGCGCCACCAGCACCGGTTATAACGCCACGGACATTGTCGAATACATTAAAATTTTGCTGATGAGTCGCGGCGGCGATCTCGGCATGATGATCATGATGCTGTGCGGTTTTGCCGCGTACATGACGCATATTGGCGCCAACGATATGGTGGTCAAACTGGCTTCGCGACCGCTGCGCTTTATCAACTCCCCTTACCTGTTAATGATTGCTGCCTACTTTGTCGCCTGCCTGATGTCGCTGGCCGTTTCTTCTGCCACCGGGCTTGGCGTGCTGTTGATGGCCACGCTGTTCCCGGTGATGGTCAACGTTGGCATCAGCCGGGGCGCGGCGGCGGCCATTTGCGCATCACCGGCAGCGATCATTCTGTCGCCCACCTCTGGCGATGTGGTACTGGCGGCCAAAGCGGCGGAGATGCCGCTGGTGGATTTCGCCTTCAAAACTACCCTGCCGATCTCAATTGCGGCGATTGTCGCGATGGCGATTGCGCACTTTTTCTGGCAGCGCTATCTGGATAAGAAAGAGAACATCGCCAGCGAAATGCTGGATGTGAAAGACATCACCACACGCGCGCCGATGTTTTACGCCATTCTGCCGTTTACGCCGATTATTGGCGTGCTGATTTTCGACGGCAAATGGGGGCCGGAACTGCACATCATCACCATTCTGGTGATTTGCATGCTGCTCGCCGCCGTGCTGGAATTTCTGCGCGGCTTCAATACGCAAAACGTCTTCGCTGGCCTGGAAGTGGCGTATCGCGGCATGGCCGACGCCTTTGCTGGCGTGGTGATGTTGCTGGTCGCGGCGGGCGTTTTTGCCCAAGGGCTGAGTACCATCGGCTTTATCCAGAGCTTAATTTCCATCGCCACGTCGTTTGGTTCGGCGAGCATTATTTTGATGCTGGTACTGGTGGTGCTCACCATGCTGGCGGCGATGACTACCGGCTCCGGTAACGCGCCATTTTATGCTTTTGTCGAGATGATCCCGAAATTGGCGCACGAGTCCGCCATTAACCCGGCATATCTGTCGATTCCGATGCTGCAAGCCTCAAACCTTGGCCGCACAATTTCACCGGTTTCCGGTGTCGTCGTTGCCGCCGCCGGGATGGCGAATATCTCGCCGTTCGAAGTGGTCAAACGCACGTCCGTGCCGGTGGTTATTGGGCTTCTCGTGGTGATTATCGCCACAGAAATCCTCGTACCGGGTGTTGCAGGCCAGTAA
- a CDS encoding TolC family protein — translation MKRYTLSLRLGGVLLGLMCSAVQAESLTLTQTLAAAEHYSAELSANRNEAQALDAMADSARQLPDPKLKFGIENLPVQGSNDHRFTREGMTMQRVGIMQQYVSAEKRDRKADTLLAEAQSVNAKSTVVRASLQRDAAQAWLDLALSQQALQTARKLLAETERQQGAQRASVGAGNAAPDSVLAFRVGLSTMRDKVTLAERDVQLAQTRLMQLTGQTVTTISGELPRYQRLPADEKTLEQGIVQHPDIVAAASVANSAKARSAESAIAAIPDVEVEVWYGRRAEGYEDMAGVMVTVDLPLFQSRRQDKDHAADVSRTMQANDQLALAERDHLAQLRSLIAEYNAAQTLWLRQRDEVLPLVRSRATLLAAQYRSGQSDLSMLLEARRDVLDSELAVNQAEKEMAQKWAAIRWLIPQELM, via the coding sequence ATGAAACGATACACGCTGAGCCTGCGGCTCGGCGGGGTATTGCTCGGATTGATGTGCTCCGCCGTGCAGGCGGAGTCACTGACGCTGACGCAAACCCTTGCCGCCGCTGAGCACTATTCCGCCGAGCTCTCGGCCAACCGTAATGAAGCGCAAGCGCTGGATGCTATGGCGGATTCCGCGCGCCAGTTACCGGATCCAAAGCTGAAATTCGGCATTGAAAACCTGCCGGTACAGGGCAGCAACGATCACCGTTTCACTCGCGAAGGCATGACCATGCAGCGAGTGGGCATCATGCAGCAATATGTGAGCGCCGAAAAACGTGACCGCAAAGCCGACACCTTGCTTGCCGAAGCACAGAGCGTAAACGCCAAATCCACCGTGGTACGCGCCTCGTTACAGCGCGATGCGGCGCAGGCGTGGCTCGATCTGGCGCTTTCCCAACAGGCCTTACAAACTGCCCGTAAACTGCTGGCGGAAACAGAACGTCAGCAGGGCGCGCAACGCGCCAGCGTTGGCGCGGGCAATGCGGCGCCAGACAGTGTGCTGGCTTTCCGGGTTGGTCTGAGCACGATGCGCGATAAAGTGACCCTCGCCGAGCGGGATGTGCAACTGGCGCAAACTCGCCTGATGCAGCTTACCGGGCAAACCGTGACCACTATTTCCGGCGAACTTCCTCGCTACCAGCGCCTGCCCGCCGATGAAAAAACGCTTGAGCAGGGCATCGTTCAGCACCCGGATATTGTTGCCGCTGCCAGCGTTGCCAACAGTGCTAAAGCGCGTTCGGCAGAATCGGCGATTGCCGCCATTCCGGATGTGGAAGTGGAAGTGTGGTATGGGCGTCGCGCGGAAGGCTATGAAGATATGGCCGGCGTGATGGTGACGGTCGACCTGCCGCTGTTCCAGTCTCGCCGCCAGGATAAAGATCACGCTGCTGATGTGTCCCGCACGATGCAAGCCAACGACCAGCTGGCACTCGCTGAGCGCGATCACCTCGCACAGTTACGTTCTCTGATTGCTGAATACAACGCCGCGCAAACCTTGTGGCTGCGCCAGCGTGATGAAGTGCTGCCGCTCGTGCGCAGCCGCGCCACATTGCTGGCGGCGCAGTATCGGTCCGGTCAGTCGGATCTGTCGATGCTGCTGGAGGCGCGCCGTGATGTGCTCGACAGTGAGTTGGCCGTTAATCAGGCCGAAAAAGAGATGGCGCAGAAATGGGCCGCCATTCGTTGGCTGATCCCGCAGGAGTTGATGTGA
- the rna gene encoding ribonuclease I encodes MFKKGLPISVCIAAIFPVFAHAAPLQPKQFGDFDRYVLALSWQTGFCQSMHDNGRDEPDECRRQKDPVNKADNLTVHGLWPGLPKSIAARGVDERRWMRFGCATRPIPNMPEAKVSQKCAAAETGLSLEIANKLNGVMPGSGGNSCLERYEYAKHGVCFGFDPDDYFGAMVRMNTEIKQSPLGTFLADNYGKTVTRTAFDAAVAKAYGQQSVKAVKLTCSGNPAFITEMQIAIKADAINEPLSGRSLLAQPHPGNCGDRFTLDSAGY; translated from the coding sequence ATGTTTAAAAAGGGACTCCCCATCAGCGTGTGCATTGCCGCAATCTTTCCCGTTTTTGCCCATGCCGCGCCACTTCAACCGAAGCAGTTCGGCGACTTTGATCGCTATGTGCTGGCGCTTTCCTGGCAAACCGGTTTTTGTCAGAGCATGCATGACAATGGACGTGATGAGCCCGACGAATGCCGTCGGCAAAAAGATCCGGTGAATAAAGCAGATAACCTGACCGTTCACGGCCTGTGGCCGGGTTTGCCAAAATCCATTGCCGCGCGCGGTGTTGATGAACGCCGCTGGATGCGCTTCGGCTGTGCGACCCGACCAATTCCCAATATGCCGGAAGCGAAAGTCAGCCAGAAATGTGCGGCGGCGGAAACCGGTCTGTCGCTGGAAATCGCCAATAAACTGAATGGCGTGATGCCCGGTTCAGGCGGGAATTCTTGCCTCGAGCGCTATGAATACGCCAAGCATGGCGTCTGTTTTGGTTTTGATCCCGATGATTATTTCGGCGCAATGGTGCGCATGAACACGGAAATCAAGCAGAGCCCTCTCGGCACGTTTCTCGCTGACAATTATGGTAAAACCGTCACCCGTACCGCGTTTGATGCTGCCGTCGCGAAAGCTTACGGCCAGCAGAGTGTCAAAGCGGTGAAACTCACGTGCAGCGGTAACCCGGCGTTTATTACTGAAATGCAGATCGCCATCAAAGCCGATGCGATTAACGAACCGCTGTCCGGGCGCTCGCTGCTGGCACAACCGCATCCTGGCAATTGTGGCGATCGCTTTACGCTCGACAGTGCGGGTTACTAA
- the uspG gene encoding universal stress protein UspG has translation MYQTIIMPVDVFEMELSDKAVRHAEFLAQSEGVIHLLHVLPASASLSLHRFAADLRRFEEHLQQEAQTRLNTMKTHFSIDPSRIHTHVRFGSVRDVVNELGEELNADMVVIASRNPSISTHLLGSNASSVVRHAHIPVLVVR, from the coding sequence ATGTATCAGACAATCATTATGCCGGTTGATGTTTTCGAAATGGAGTTAAGCGACAAAGCCGTGCGTCACGCTGAATTCCTCGCCCAAAGCGAAGGCGTTATTCATTTGCTGCATGTTTTACCCGCCTCCGCCAGCCTGAGCCTGCACCGTTTCGCCGCCGATTTGCGCCGTTTCGAAGAGCATCTGCAACAGGAAGCGCAAACGCGCCTGAACACCATGAAAACCCATTTCAGCATCGATCCTTCCCGCATTCATACCCACGTGCGTTTCGGCAGCGTGCGCGATGTGGTGAATGAATTAGGGGAAGAGTTGAATGCAGATATGGTGGTGATCGCCTCGCGCAACCCGTCGATCTCCACCCATTTGCTGGGTTCCAACGCCTCAAGCGTGGTGCGCCACGCGCATATTCCGGTGTTGGTGGTCAGGTAA
- the rnk gene encoding nucleoside diphosphate kinase regulator, protein MSRPAIIINERDAERLDRLLEQPAHANLPVADALNEELDRAQMCAPEAMPHDVVTMNSTVKFRELKSGEVRVRTLVFPAQMTDSANQLSVLAPVGAALLGLRVGDTIHWALPGGTTADLEVLELLYQPEAAGDYLL, encoded by the coding sequence ATGTCCAGACCTGCCATTATCATTAATGAGCGAGACGCAGAGCGCCTCGACCGTCTGCTTGAGCAGCCCGCTCACGCTAACCTGCCGGTCGCGGATGCGCTTAATGAAGAGCTGGATCGTGCGCAGATGTGCGCGCCAGAAGCAATGCCGCATGATGTGGTAACGATGAATAGCACGGTGAAATTCCGCGAGCTAAAAAGCGGCGAAGTACGCGTGCGCACGTTGGTTTTCCCGGCACAAATGACGGACAGTGCCAACCAGCTGTCGGTATTGGCGCCGGTGGGCGCTGCGCTGTTAGGCTTACGCGTTGGCGATACCATTCACTGGGCTTTGCCGGGCGGCACCACCGCCGACCTTGAAGTGCTGGAGTTGCTGTACCAACCCGAAGCCGCAGGCGATTACTTGCTTTAA
- a CDS encoding DUF2946 domain-containing protein, translating to MHAAWLYRLRFIKRHLLMLLIAFGWLLIQSQVAIASHDCELRPSGESMMVQHMDHMMMADSAPNMNTMKTPLCEKHCVPDLVQKDVHHPSLVALPVSLTLAVADPVCPSASHEGWSLTPPAAGPPATIRFCRFRE from the coding sequence ATGCACGCAGCCTGGCTTTACCGATTGCGCTTTATTAAGCGGCATTTATTAATGCTGCTGATCGCTTTTGGTTGGCTATTGATTCAGAGTCAGGTGGCGATTGCCTCCCACGACTGTGAACTGCGCCCATCGGGTGAAAGTATGATGGTCCAGCATATGGACCATATGATGATGGCCGACAGCGCGCCGAACATGAACACGATGAAAACGCCGCTGTGCGAAAAACATTGTGTGCCAGATCTGGTGCAAAAAGATGTTCATCACCCCTCACTGGTTGCGCTGCCTGTTTCACTCACACTGGCTGTCGCCGACCCCGTTTGCCCATCCGCCTCGCATGAGGGATGGTCATTAACTCCCCCCGCAGCAGGCCCGCCGGCAACGATTCGTTTTTGCCGGTTTCGCGAATAG
- a CDS encoding efflux RND transporter periplasmic adaptor subunit: MNKTVLAVLITACVAAGAGYLAGRQHTTPAASDEPAQQRKVLYWYDPMVPDQRFDKPGKSPFMDMPLVAKYADDAPASGGVSVSAQQQQNLGMTTARVEKRPLASAFSAFATVTTDERSIQSVPSPAAGVVEKLFVRAPQQWVKKGEALAQLWIPQWTTAQQEYLAVRQLGDGELTRAARERLALQFMPEAVIRSVERSGKPQTRLTLRADHAGYVVKLDAREGAQVVATQTLFELANLDPVWLVVDYPQSQAQSLAAGSEIVATSASWPGEKFHGRVSELLPQLETTTRTLKARIVLENPQQKLKPGMFLTVSQPEAAQQPAVLAIPEEALIETGAASRVLLAIGDGHFQAVNVTTGRNAQGWTEVLSGVKEGDAVVTSGQFLIDSEASLRSALPQQQAQQPVAKKVQEYASTGVVKAIDDGSITLSHQPIPALNWGAMTMDFVLKQPDPAIKTGDKVMFSFTLDDEDGAVITHLMPMQEAMK, from the coding sequence ATGAATAAAACCGTATTAGCGGTACTGATTACTGCCTGCGTGGCAGCGGGTGCGGGCTATCTCGCCGGGCGACAACACACCACTCCCGCCGCATCGGACGAACCGGCACAGCAGCGCAAAGTGTTGTACTGGTACGATCCGATGGTGCCGGATCAGCGTTTCGATAAACCCGGTAAATCACCGTTTATGGATATGCCGTTGGTCGCCAAATATGCCGACGACGCTCCCGCCAGTGGCGGCGTCAGCGTCAGTGCTCAGCAGCAACAAAACCTTGGCATGACGACCGCCCGCGTGGAAAAACGGCCGCTCGCCAGTGCGTTTTCCGCCTTCGCCACGGTGACCACCGATGAACGCAGTATCCAGAGCGTGCCGTCGCCAGCCGCTGGCGTGGTGGAAAAACTGTTTGTTCGCGCGCCTCAGCAGTGGGTAAAAAAGGGCGAAGCGCTGGCGCAGTTGTGGATCCCGCAGTGGACCACCGCGCAGCAGGAGTATCTGGCGGTGCGCCAGTTAGGTGATGGCGAACTGACCCGCGCTGCCCGTGAACGGCTGGCGTTGCAGTTTATGCCGGAAGCGGTTATCCGCTCGGTGGAGCGCAGCGGGAAACCGCAAACACGCCTGACACTCCGCGCCGATCACGCGGGGTATGTGGTCAAACTGGACGCCCGTGAAGGCGCACAAGTCGTCGCCACGCAAACCCTGTTTGAACTGGCAAACCTCGACCCCGTCTGGCTGGTGGTGGATTACCCGCAAAGCCAGGCGCAGTCGCTGGCGGCGGGCAGTGAGATTGTGGCGACCTCTGCCAGCTGGCCGGGTGAGAAATTCCACGGCCGCGTTAGCGAATTATTGCCGCAACTGGAAACCACGACCCGCACGCTGAAAGCGCGCATTGTGCTGGAAAACCCGCAGCAAAAACTGAAACCTGGCATGTTTCTCACCGTTAGCCAGCCCGAAGCGGCGCAGCAACCGGCGGTGCTGGCTATCCCGGAAGAGGCATTGATAGAAACCGGTGCTGCCAGCCGTGTCTTGCTGGCAATCGGCGACGGGCATTTCCAGGCGGTGAATGTGACCACCGGGCGTAACGCGCAGGGCTGGACTGAAGTGCTGTCGGGAGTGAAAGAAGGGGATGCCGTAGTGACTTCCGGCCAGTTCCTGATCGATTCCGAAGCCAGCCTGCGCAGTGCATTGCCGCAACAACAGGCACAACAGCCTGTGGCGAAAAAGGTGCAGGAGTATGCATCCACCGGCGTGGTGAAAGCCATTGATGACGGTAGTATCACGCTCTCTCACCAACCGATCCCCGCGTTGAACTGGGGCGCAATGACGATGGATTTCGTCCTTAAACAACCCGATCCTGCCATCAAAACGGGCGATAAAGTGATGTTCAGTTTCACGCTTGATGACGAAGACGGCGCGGTGATCACCCATCTGATGCCGATGCAGGAGGCGATGAAATGA
- a CDS encoding copper-binding protein: MRSYLLCMLSGVLMFSFSAAHAQDMHAMHGMHDMSQHAAMQTQVYQSQGTIKKISPDSLSIAHSAIPALNWPPMTMQFTLAPGNTLPTVKLGDKVSFSFAQSENGYTLVSLTPQQ; the protein is encoded by the coding sequence ATGCGTTCTTATCTTCTTTGCATGCTGTCTGGCGTGCTGATGTTCTCGTTCTCCGCTGCTCACGCACAAGATATGCATGCGATGCACGGCATGCACGATATGTCGCAACATGCGGCTATGCAGACCCAGGTTTATCAAAGCCAGGGCACTATCAAAAAAATCTCTCCGGATTCCCTTTCCATTGCGCATAGCGCGATTCCCGCGTTGAACTGGCCGCCGATGACCATGCAGTTCACATTAGCGCCGGGTAACACGCTGCCAACCGTGAAATTGGGCGATAAAGTCAGCTTCTCGTTTGCGCAAAGCGAGAACGGTTACACCCTCGTCTCATTGACGCCGCAGCAGTAA
- a CDS encoding efflux RND transporter permease subunit, whose amino-acid sequence MIAAIIRASLRNRLLILMAALILTGWGIWSVQRAPLDALPDLSDVQVIIRASYPGKAPQIIEDQVTYPLTTAMLSVPGAKTVRGYSMFGDAYVYVLFEDDTDLYWARSRVLENLSQIQSSLPAGVNVGLGPDATGVGWVYEYALVDRSGKHNLADLRALQDWTLKFELKTVPNVAEVASVGGMVRQYQIVPDPAKMRALNITHDQIINAVQAANQESGGALLEMGEAEFMVRTTGYLRQLADFRQIVIASREGVPVMLSDVATVRLGPELRRGVAEYNGEGEVAGGIIVMRYGKNALETIHAVKAKLGEIQKTLPAGVEIVPVYDRSTLIESAVETLTHKLIEEFIVVALVCSLFLFHFRSALVAIVSLPLGILGAFIVMHYQGINANIMSLGGIAIAIGAMVDAAIVMIENMHKVMEQWRHDNPDRQPTHADYWRFSEQAAVEVGPALFCSLLIITLSFIPVFSLEAQEGRMFSPLAFTKSWAMAVAAGLGITLVPVLMGLFIRGKIPDEKANPINRFLIRIYEPLLDKVLAWPKATLAIALLLLVATLWPLSRLGSEFMPPLNEGDLLYMPSTLPGISAREAGRLLQQTDRLIKSVPEVESVFGKAGRAESATDPAPLTMLETTIRFKPRDQWRPGMTPEKLVDELDKTVNVPGIANVWVPPIRNRLDMLATGIKSPVGIKVNGNNIADIERVAQQIEQVVKTVPGVTSALAERLAGGRYVDININRQQAARYGVSVKELQSLVSTLVGGENIGEVLQGRERFPINVRYPRDLRDNVDELRALPVITENGSQIALGDLAEIVVTEGPPMLKSENARLSNWIYVDLRGRDLKSAVEEMQQRVAQQVKLPQGVSLSWSGQFEYLERATAKLKIVLPVTLMIIFVLLFMTFKRVSDALLIMGTLPFALIGGVWLLWLLGYNLSVAGAVGFIALAGVAAEFGVIMVLYLNHAFKKYRTLEPDGGNKILLRAIHEGAVLRVRPKVMTVATIMAGLLPIMWGGGSGSEVMSRIAAPMIGGMVTAPLLSMLVIPALYLLLHRKR is encoded by the coding sequence ATGATTGCTGCCATCATTCGTGCCTCTTTACGCAACCGCTTGTTGATCCTGATGGCGGCGCTGATCCTGACCGGCTGGGGCATTTGGTCGGTGCAGCGCGCGCCGCTGGATGCGTTGCCAGATCTCTCGGATGTGCAGGTGATTATTCGCGCCAGCTATCCGGGCAAAGCACCGCAAATTATTGAAGATCAGGTGACCTATCCGCTCACCACCGCCATGCTCTCGGTGCCGGGTGCAAAAACCGTGCGCGGCTATTCGATGTTCGGCGATGCCTATGTTTACGTGCTGTTTGAAGATGATACGGATCTTTACTGGGCGCGTTCGCGGGTGCTGGAAAACTTAAGCCAGATCCAATCTTCGCTGCCTGCCGGGGTAAATGTTGGGTTGGGGCCGGATGCCACGGGCGTTGGTTGGGTCTACGAATATGCGCTGGTGGATCGCAGCGGCAAACATAACCTCGCGGATCTGCGGGCGTTACAGGACTGGACGCTGAAGTTTGAGCTGAAAACGGTGCCGAACGTGGCGGAAGTTGCTAGCGTCGGCGGGATGGTACGCCAGTACCAGATTGTGCCGGATCCCGCAAAAATGCGGGCGCTGAATATCACCCACGATCAGATTATCAATGCGGTACAGGCGGCGAACCAGGAGAGCGGCGGTGCGCTGCTGGAAATGGGTGAAGCTGAGTTTATGGTACGCACTACCGGCTATTTGCGGCAACTGGCGGATTTTCGCCAGATTGTGATTGCCAGCCGCGAAGGCGTGCCGGTGATGCTTTCCGATGTGGCCACCGTGCGTCTTGGTCCGGAGTTGCGCCGCGGTGTGGCGGAATATAACGGCGAAGGCGAAGTCGCTGGCGGCATTATTGTGATGCGCTACGGGAAAAACGCGCTGGAGACGATCCATGCCGTGAAAGCGAAGCTTGGCGAGATCCAAAAAACGCTGCCCGCCGGAGTGGAGATTGTGCCGGTATACGATCGCTCCACGCTGATCGAAAGCGCTGTCGAGACGCTCACCCATAAATTGATTGAAGAATTTATTGTTGTCGCGCTGGTTTGCTCGCTGTTTTTGTTCCACTTTCGCTCGGCGCTGGTGGCAATTGTCTCGCTGCCGCTGGGGATTTTGGGCGCGTTTATCGTCATGCATTATCAGGGCATCAACGCCAATATTATGTCGCTCGGCGGCATCGCGATTGCCATTGGCGCGATGGTCGATGCGGCGATTGTGATGATCGAGAACATGCACAAAGTGATGGAGCAGTGGCGGCATGATAACCCTGACCGCCAGCCAACTCACGCCGATTACTGGCGCTTTTCGGAGCAAGCGGCGGTGGAAGTCGGGCCCGCACTATTTTGCAGTTTGCTTATCATTACGCTGTCGTTTATTCCGGTCTTTTCGCTGGAAGCGCAGGAAGGGCGCATGTTCTCCCCGCTGGCATTCACTAAAAGCTGGGCGATGGCGGTAGCCGCCGGGCTTGGCATCACGCTGGTGCCGGTACTGATGGGGCTATTTATTCGCGGCAAAATCCCGGATGAAAAAGCCAACCCGATCAACCGCTTCTTGATCCGCATTTATGAGCCGTTACTGGATAAAGTGCTGGCCTGGCCGAAAGCGACGCTGGCAATCGCGCTGCTGTTACTCGTGGCGACCTTGTGGCCGCTGAGCCGCCTCGGTAGCGAATTTATGCCGCCGCTCAATGAAGGCGATTTGTTGTATATGCCGTCGACATTGCCGGGGATTTCCGCCCGCGAAGCCGGGCGATTGTTACAGCAAACGGACCGCTTAATCAAAAGCGTACCGGAAGTGGAAAGCGTGTTCGGCAAAGCGGGCAGGGCGGAAAGCGCTACCGATCCGGCGCCTCTGACCATGCTGGAAACCACCATTCGCTTCAAACCGCGCGATCAGTGGCGACCCGGCATGACGCCAGAAAAACTGGTGGATGAGCTGGATAAAACCGTCAATGTGCCGGGAATCGCCAATGTCTGGGTGCCGCCGATCCGTAACCGTCTGGATATGTTGGCAACCGGTATCAAAAGCCCGGTTGGCATCAAGGTGAACGGCAACAACATTGCTGATATTGAGCGTGTGGCGCAGCAAATTGAGCAAGTGGTGAAAACGGTGCCAGGCGTTACTTCTGCGCTGGCGGAGCGGCTGGCGGGCGGGCGCTATGTTGATATCAACATTAATCGCCAGCAGGCCGCGCGCTATGGCGTGTCGGTGAAAGAGCTGCAATCGCTGGTTTCTACGCTGGTGGGGGGCGAAAACATCGGTGAAGTGTTGCAGGGGCGCGAGCGCTTTCCGATCAATGTGCGTTACCCCCGCGATCTCCGCGATAACGTTGATGAACTGCGTGCATTGCCGGTGATCACGGAAAATGGCAGTCAGATTGCGTTAGGCGACCTGGCGGAGATTGTCGTTACCGAAGGGCCGCCGATGCTGAAAAGCGAAAACGCGCGCCTGTCGAACTGGATTTATGTCGACTTGCGCGGCCGCGATTTGAAATCAGCGGTAGAGGAGATGCAGCAACGCGTGGCGCAGCAGGTGAAGTTGCCGCAGGGCGTCAGCTTGTCCTGGTCCGGGCAGTTTGAATATCTTGAACGTGCGACCGCGAAGCTGAAAATCGTGTTGCCGGTCACGTTGATGATTATCTTCGTGCTGCTGTTTATGACCTTCAAACGGGTTTCCGACGCGCTGTTAATAATGGGGACCTTACCGTTCGCACTAATTGGCGGTGTCTGGTTACTGTGGTTGCTGGGATATAATTTATCCGTTGCCGGTGCGGTCGGTTTTATTGCCCTTGCCGGTGTGGCGGCGGAGTTCGGCGTTATTATGGTGCTTTATCTTAATCATGCTTTTAAGAAATATCGCACGCTGGAACCGGACGGGGGAAATAAGATCTTACTGCGCGCAATACATGAAGGGGCCGTGTTACGTGTGCGCCCCAAAGTGATGACAGTGGCGACCATTATGGCCGGGTTGTTGCCTATTATGTGGGGTGGGGGCAGCGGTTCGGAAGTGATGAGCCGCATTGCCGCGCCAATGATCGGCGGTATGGTGACAGCGCCATTGTTATCAATGTTAGTCATTCCGGCGCTCTATTTGCTGCTACATCGTAAACGTTGA